The Streptomyces capitiformicae genome contains the following window.
AGGTACCACTCGGTCATGCCGAGCCCGCCGAGAAAGTCGCGCAGGCCCTCGAGGGTGGGCGTCCGCTCCCCCGGGACGACGACCGCGCAGGCGAGCTCGCCGCCATGGCCGTTCGGGTAGCCGACCAGGGCGACATCCCGTACGTCGGGGTGGTCCAGCAGTGCCGACTCGACGTCACTGACCGGGATCATGTCGACGCCGATCCGGTCTTCGGCACGGCCGTGCAGCCGGATGCCGCCGTGGCCGTCCGGTGCCGCGAGGTCACCGGTGTCGTACCAGCCGTCGCTGTGCTCGGCGAGCACGGTCAATCGACCGTCGTCCCGGCCCAAGGTGGCCAGGCACAGCGAAGGGCTGCGGACGAAGAGACGCCCGGGTCGGTCGTCGCTGATCGGGTGGTCGGCCCGCAGGTCGATCTCGTGGCCCGGGGCGGGGCGCCCGACGGTGCGTCCAGCCAGGTCCGGGTGTTCTCCGGAGCGGGTGAAGACATTGGCGCCCTCAGCCATGCCCCACCCCTCATCCAGCGGGATTCCGAAGGTCTCGGTCACCCGCCTGAACAGCGGCTGCGGGACCGTGGTGCCTCCTGCGCGGATGAGCCGCACGGTGGGCAGTTGCAGCGACGTGCGTTCCATCGCGTCGATCAGGGCGGAGAGGAAGAACGGAATGACTACTATCCAGCTGACCTGGGCCTCTGCCAGGAAGGGGATGAGGGCCTCCGGCTCCCAGAGGTCCGTCATGACCGCGCAGGCCCCGCGGTGCAGCGGCATGAAGAGCCCCATGTTGAGGCCGACGACGTGTACCGCCGCGTTCGGTGTGTAGACGCGGCTGTCGGGGCCGATGCCGTCGGCGTCTGCGACGGGGGCGTACCAGGCGTACGAGGTGTTGAGGGTGTGCAGCACAGCCTTCGGCTCGCCGGAGGTGCCGGAGG
Protein-coding sequences here:
- a CDS encoding AMP-binding protein, which produces MKVNPISTLRPSATTVEQYRKEGLWRADSILDDLARWRAETPDAPAVLASEAGRGIVRLSYAQYAEYVDRFAGALHALGVRSGQVVAIQLPNRWQVGPLVLACARLGAVAAPIMCTIRPRELERWLRRLDAVVCVTVDRWDNFEHAAALAEMAPRLPALRHRVVIGERTADGEVDFREYFEHTEHGTLPDPSVVDPDRVSLARFTSGTSGEPKAVLHTLNTSYAWYAPVADADGIGPDSRVYTPNAAVHVVGLNMGLFMPLHRGACAVMTDLWEPEALIPFLAEAQVSWIVVIPFFLSALIDAMERTSLQLPTVRLIRAGGTTVPQPLFRRVTETFGIPLDEGWGMAEGANVFTRSGEHPDLAGRTVGRPAPGHEIDLRADHPISDDRPGRLFVRSPSLCLATLGRDDGRLTVLAEHSDGWYDTGDLAAPDGHGGIRLHGRAEDRIGVDMIPVSDVESALLDHPDVRDVALVGYPNGHGGELACAVVVPGERTPTLEGLRDFLGGLGMTEWYLPSRLELLPELPRNEIGKVQKNLLRERLEPRSAD